From a single Lewinella sp. LCG006 genomic region:
- a CDS encoding formylglycine-generating enzyme family protein, producing MKRIPVFLCLSAFRQILLLFAVVLLVGCESATKQPEHTTPAPQGMVTIPAGDFQMGGKSAQADPDELPRRDIHVDAFWMDATEVTNRQFAAFVEATGYKTVAERDIDWEEMAKNLPPGTPKPDDALLAAGSLVFRPTEGPVNLQNVAQWWQWTTGANWRNPEGPGSHIDDRMDYPVVHIAWEDANAYAQWAGKRLPTEAEWEWAAMGGLKDPKYPWGDTPIEEATSVANFWQGAFPYDNTEADGYFGAAPVKSFPPNGYSLYEMAGNVWEWTSDKYHYQAYQLEKENSDNPQGPQQSFDPQEPNMPKRSMRGGSFLCNDSYCSGYRVSRRMKSSEDSGFNHTGFRCVKDME from the coding sequence ATGAAAAGAATTCCTGTTTTTCTTTGTTTAAGTGCCTTTCGGCAAATACTTCTTCTGTTTGCCGTGGTGCTCCTAGTTGGTTGTGAGTCAGCTACAAAACAGCCAGAGCATACCACTCCTGCCCCGCAGGGCATGGTGACCATCCCCGCAGGTGATTTCCAGATGGGCGGCAAATCGGCCCAGGCCGATCCCGACGAGCTCCCTCGTAGGGATATTCACGTAGATGCCTTTTGGATGGATGCAACGGAGGTCACCAACCGCCAATTTGCCGCATTTGTGGAGGCTACTGGCTACAAAACCGTCGCCGAAAGAGACATCGACTGGGAGGAGATGGCTAAAAACCTACCGCCGGGCACTCCTAAACCCGATGATGCATTGCTCGCTGCGGGTTCTTTGGTTTTCCGACCAACAGAAGGCCCCGTCAATCTGCAAAATGTAGCTCAGTGGTGGCAATGGACCACTGGTGCCAACTGGCGCAACCCCGAAGGCCCTGGCAGTCATATTGACGATCGGATGGATTATCCCGTGGTTCATATCGCCTGGGAAGACGCCAATGCGTACGCGCAATGGGCCGGAAAACGCCTACCTACCGAAGCGGAATGGGAATGGGCCGCCATGGGTGGCCTAAAAGACCCTAAATATCCCTGGGGCGATACGCCAATTGAAGAAGCCACCAGCGTTGCCAACTTCTGGCAAGGTGCCTTTCCTTACGACAATACTGAGGCCGATGGCTACTTTGGTGCAGCGCCAGTAAAGTCGTTTCCGCCCAATGGCTACAGCCTCTACGAGATGGCGGGCAATGTTTGGGAATGGACCAGCGACAAATACCACTACCAAGCCTATCAACTTGAGAAAGAAAACAGCGACAACCCCCAAGGCCCGCAGCAATCTTTTGACCCTCAGGAACCCAATATGCCCAAGCGCAGTATGCGGGGCGGCTCTTTCCTGTGCAACGACAGTTATTGCAGTGGCTACCGCGTTTCAAGAAGGATGAAGTCCAGCGAAGACTCGGGCTTCAACCATACCGGGTTTCGCTGTGTCAAAGATATGGAGTGA
- a CDS encoding two-component regulator propeller domain-containing protein, with translation MKPNQKLLLPLLCILLQGLWLPAQSQYRFEQLTAEQGFSQSITYELAQDSFGNIWTATEEGVVRFNSQETFRYHTYVGLPANYNNRIRTICIDRDQNIWIGAENGVALYYPEQDAFQLLGDKNSEQPHLVRTIITDQNNQLWIGAYNGLWRYLPEDRTLARVADIINIESLYADEGQLLIGAPSGLFSLRLSDQQLTTLLEKGAPLVSSILRRGNQYLVGTKTSGLFRADVNFQQITKLPIAIGNSPVNVLLPQKAGSIYVGTDGSGLWELDENFEPKRVFRNNVDEAYSLSSDGVYDLLLDREGILWVATYGGGVNMLNPVRNNFYHLTHRTNTQASIAHPFSRAILEDDEGRIWFGTKNGISIWSRGTNTWRHLLQEGPYEGAITMALTEDEETVWAGTYNYGLFRINKKTLAVSAYPLEIKENQEGKIFTCKMDQAGDLWLGGINGPVQRVSKEGEITNFAITQTKSIIPARDGGVWVAGRSGLSRIKNGQPESITALNPSQEGFRYTTINCILEKEDGALLLGTNGAGLIFYDPNTETVQSMDMRDGLPSDIVQGILMESEEVVWLSTTKGLVRLQLEPDTSIQIFDQTDGLLSTEFNYGSFAKLRNGQMLFGGVEGVTLFDPKKIKEETTNPLVVFEEFRLFNQVVSPGEGPLTEHLNSVDQLVLKHRQNSLTINFAGVSHVAPAKVQYRWKLDGLTEEWSAPSTSRQTNFTNLAPGEYIFRVQAANRDGYWGPERQLAIIVTPPWWATTLAFIIYGLLGIAALLGLLRISALFINKRNAEQQIAFFNNITHELKTPLTILLSSLEGMTNDETASSEQAKTKIQSTVKRLTALFEQLLNFHKVTAGNNSNGEVNPFMPAAHIRELTDGFQPLLRERELSLEVINHTVPAIFYYNKEVFDKIIFNLVSNAVKYSKPGGAITINIARDKHGDLQLEVKDQGIGIPSDQQKHILNQYYRARNAMNSQLPGTGLGLMMVKSMIKQEGGDIRFTSTENVGTTFFLELKNQEARYQPTVQEGAASPDELNELSELVELKSAKILVVEDNDELRELLVKRLGVHFTVSEASNGIEGLEKASEIFPDLIITDLIMPEMDGMEMCRAIQEDINLNHIPIFMLTVLHNSRQKVESIKNGVSEYMEKPINFNLLLAKISNTLTWRQKMRQRYGQQVEIEQAASHRQDRESQFINELEQFVLQEVADENFSVQDLCKYVGMSRTSLYMKLKNLVDLSPQDFIIHTRLKYARQLLTEGEAHIKEVAYRCGFSNPKYFSTSFKKKFGESPRSFRKKLEN, from the coding sequence ATGAAGCCTAACCAAAAATTATTACTACCACTGCTCTGCATATTGCTCCAGGGACTTTGGCTGCCAGCGCAGTCGCAGTATCGCTTTGAGCAATTAACCGCCGAGCAAGGTTTTTCGCAAAGCATCACTTATGAGCTTGCTCAGGATAGCTTTGGCAATATCTGGACAGCTACGGAAGAGGGCGTTGTACGCTTCAATTCCCAAGAGACTTTTCGCTACCATACCTACGTAGGGCTTCCTGCCAATTACAATAACCGTATTCGAACGATTTGCATAGATCGCGACCAAAACATTTGGATTGGTGCGGAAAACGGAGTCGCCCTTTACTATCCAGAACAGGATGCTTTTCAGTTGCTGGGGGACAAGAACTCAGAACAACCACATCTCGTTCGAACCATTATTACGGATCAAAACAACCAACTTTGGATTGGTGCTTACAATGGACTTTGGCGCTATTTGCCAGAAGATAGGACCTTGGCAAGAGTGGCAGATATTATAAATATCGAATCCCTATATGCCGATGAAGGACAGTTGCTCATTGGCGCACCTTCCGGGCTCTTTTCTTTACGGCTTAGTGATCAACAACTTACAACCTTACTGGAGAAGGGAGCACCACTGGTGAGTAGTATTCTTCGACGAGGAAATCAATACCTGGTAGGCACCAAGACCTCCGGGCTTTTTCGCGCCGATGTCAATTTTCAGCAAATCACTAAACTACCCATTGCTATCGGTAACAGCCCCGTAAATGTATTGCTTCCCCAAAAAGCAGGCAGCATTTATGTGGGGACGGATGGTAGTGGATTATGGGAATTGGATGAAAATTTCGAACCCAAACGGGTGTTTCGTAACAATGTAGATGAGGCTTACTCCTTGTCGAGCGATGGTGTCTACGATTTATTACTGGATAGGGAAGGGATTTTATGGGTAGCCACTTATGGCGGAGGCGTGAACATGCTGAACCCTGTGAGGAATAATTTTTACCACCTCACCCACCGAACCAATACCCAGGCTAGCATAGCTCACCCGTTTTCCAGGGCTATTCTGGAAGACGACGAAGGGCGAATCTGGTTTGGCACCAAAAATGGCATCAGTATTTGGTCGCGGGGTACCAATACCTGGCGGCATCTCCTCCAGGAGGGGCCGTACGAAGGAGCGATCACGATGGCCTTGACGGAAGATGAAGAAACGGTCTGGGCTGGTACTTATAACTATGGCCTTTTTCGGATCAATAAAAAAACCTTAGCCGTAAGCGCTTACCCCCTTGAAATTAAGGAAAATCAGGAAGGTAAAATCTTCACCTGTAAGATGGATCAGGCGGGAGATCTCTGGTTAGGAGGAATAAATGGCCCGGTTCAGCGGGTGAGTAAGGAGGGGGAGATTACCAACTTTGCCATTACTCAAACGAAGAGCATCATTCCAGCCCGCGATGGAGGAGTATGGGTGGCTGGCCGCTCCGGTTTGAGCCGAATAAAAAACGGACAGCCCGAGTCAATTACCGCATTGAATCCCAGTCAGGAAGGTTTTCGCTATACGACCATCAACTGTATTTTGGAAAAAGAAGACGGGGCATTGTTACTGGGAACGAATGGCGCGGGCTTGATTTTCTACGATCCTAATACAGAGACGGTCCAAAGCATGGATATGCGTGACGGGCTGCCTTCGGACATCGTGCAAGGCATCCTGATGGAGTCGGAAGAGGTGGTATGGTTAAGTACTACTAAAGGACTGGTGCGGCTACAACTTGAGCCCGATACCAGTATCCAGATTTTTGATCAAACCGACGGTTTACTAAGTACCGAATTCAATTACGGCAGCTTTGCCAAGCTACGCAATGGGCAAATGCTTTTCGGTGGGGTAGAGGGAGTGACCCTTTTTGATCCAAAGAAGATTAAAGAAGAAACAACAAATCCCTTGGTGGTTTTTGAAGAGTTTCGCTTGTTTAATCAAGTTGTTTCGCCTGGAGAAGGGCCACTGACCGAGCACCTTAATAGTGTAGATCAGTTGGTGTTGAAACACCGCCAGAATTCGCTGACCATCAATTTCGCGGGTGTATCACACGTAGCCCCCGCAAAGGTGCAGTACCGTTGGAAACTGGATGGCCTTACGGAAGAATGGAGCGCCCCCAGTACCTCCAGGCAAACCAATTTCACTAACCTGGCACCGGGCGAATACATCTTCCGAGTCCAAGCGGCTAACCGGGACGGCTACTGGGGCCCCGAACGTCAATTAGCAATCATCGTGACGCCCCCTTGGTGGGCAACCACCTTGGCGTTTATCATCTACGGGCTATTGGGCATTGCTGCTTTGCTCGGTTTGTTACGGATTTCTGCGCTCTTTATCAATAAGCGTAACGCTGAGCAGCAAATCGCTTTTTTCAATAACATTACCCACGAATTAAAGACCCCACTGACCATCTTGCTGTCTTCCCTGGAGGGAATGACCAACGACGAAACCGCCTCTTCCGAACAGGCGAAAACCAAAATTCAATCGACCGTAAAACGGTTGACTGCACTTTTTGAGCAGCTCCTCAATTTCCATAAAGTTACGGCGGGCAACAACAGCAATGGGGAGGTCAATCCATTTATGCCCGCTGCTCATATTCGGGAACTGACCGATGGTTTTCAACCGCTTTTGCGGGAACGAGAACTTTCGCTAGAGGTTATCAATCACACCGTTCCCGCTATCTTCTATTATAATAAGGAGGTGTTTGACAAAATTATCTTCAATCTGGTTTCCAATGCGGTCAAGTATTCCAAGCCAGGCGGAGCTATTACGATTAATATTGCCAGGGATAAGCATGGAGATTTGCAATTAGAGGTCAAAGACCAGGGGATTGGTATTCCGAGTGATCAGCAGAAGCATATTCTCAATCAATACTACCGTGCCCGCAACGCCATGAATAGCCAATTGCCAGGAACAGGCCTGGGCTTGATGATGGTGAAAAGTATGATTAAGCAGGAAGGAGGAGACATCCGGTTTACGAGCACGGAAAACGTGGGAACTACTTTTTTTCTCGAATTGAAAAACCAAGAAGCGCGCTATCAGCCAACCGTACAAGAGGGAGCAGCCAGCCCCGATGAGTTAAACGAGCTGAGCGAACTAGTGGAGTTGAAATCCGCCAAAATATTAGTCGTAGAAGATAATGATGAACTACGGGAGCTACTGGTGAAGCGCTTAGGGGTTCATTTTACGGTAAGTGAAGCCAGTAACGGCATCGAAGGGCTCGAGAAGGCCAGCGAAATTTTCCCGGACTTGATTATCACTGACCTGATCATGCCGGAAATGGACGGGATGGAAATGTGCCGGGCCATCCAGGAGGATATCAACCTCAATCACATTCCGATTTTTATGCTGACCGTGCTCCACAATTCCCGCCAGAAAGTGGAAAGCATTAAGAATGGCGTCTCAGAGTACATGGAGAAGCCCATTAATTTCAACTTGCTGCTCGCCAAAATCAGCAACACCCTCACCTGGCGGCAAAAGATGCGCCAACGCTATGGGCAACAAGTAGAAATAGAGCAAGCAGCATCCCATCGGCAAGATCGCGAATCTCAGTTTATCAATGAGCTGGAACAGTTTGTCCTCCAGGAAGTCGCCGACGAGAATTTTTCAGTCCAGGATTTGTGTAAATATGTCGGGATGAGTCGAACCTCGCTTTACATGAAACTAAAGAACCTGGTAGATCTTTCGCCTCAGGATTTCATTATTCATACCCGCCTCAAATACGCGCGTCAATTGCTCACCGAAGGCGAAGCGCACATTAAGGAAGTCGCTTATCGCTGCGGGTTTTCCAACCCCAAATACTTCAGCACTTCTTTCAAAAAGAAGTTTGGAGAATCTCCGCGTAGTTTTCGAAAAAAACTGGAGAATTAG
- a CDS encoding SusC/RagA family TonB-linked outer membrane protein, translated as MKNFLFILFAFFVLPALHAQQTVRGIVQDNEGLPLIGATVMVKGSNNGTATDVDGKYELKAKPVDVLVFSYTGYEPQEITVGSQTSLDVVLNTDVEVLDKVVVIGYGSVRKRDLTGAVNTLDPTTEEVSQFDDFQSYLQGRATGVYVQSNGAEPNSPSSIRIRGANSLRGDNEPLYVIDGIIVNSSTEDTADPLSGGNSYLSPQNGLTGVNPQDIESIEILKDASATAIYGSRGANGVILITTKQGTSGKTKVTYNTVARFGEATNLVDFLDASQYVDYQAEARELQGFNPRFYQYSDGSIAEFVTSADYMEANAADIPRLEQVNWYEDIFRTSVSQNHRLNVSGGSEKGKFYFAGGYLTNQGIVPNAEAKSGDILLNFTRDLSDRVSLSTRVSATFSANQASKGTENLGGANRSIIQQITLGAPLLGFSDNNVTDDIEQIVDGPRAWIQDYNDDAEELRTLGSIKLDYEISDVFSYRFQTGVDYRNKQRQIWYGTSIFRGAQANGEAGISTLDRFRYNIDNTLMFKKRFRKGHRINGTVGFIWDATDVEQTTFSASDFANKDLRYNGISLGQVYTPLVYDTRQEALLSFLGRVNYSWKDRYLVTASFRSDGTSKFADDNKYSFFPAVAVAWRMINEKFLADQNLLSDAKLRIGWGLTGSQAIQPYQTLARFGPTANLLSDAEGNGITALIPLNLANPSLIWETTNQFNAGVDVGFLNDRFTGSVDVYYKRTYDLLQQLNIGPSAGFSSFTANQGDLINRGIEFGFNANILEGKLRWQLRGNISFNRNEITNLGLPPAQFGTQTYSAFLGQNVSGGNFFKVPANIFIEGQPAGVFWGYATNGIVSTPEQLEQAPNVQGMTTQLGDVFYVDQNGDGNITELDLTVIGDPNPDFTYGIGSDFGYGRFSLSLFFNGVYGNEIANGNLAQTDYAGGNTNNIRTEAYLDAWRPDNIEGAYPRIGYLNPGDFTDRFLEDGSFLRLSYVSLGYELPAGVINRIQSARFFVSGQNLLLITSYSGFDPEVDSFSYDPTRRGIDWGSFPNQRSVTFGLNVGF; from the coding sequence ATGAAAAACTTCCTATTTATTCTATTTGCCTTTTTTGTCCTCCCGGCCCTTCACGCACAACAGACGGTGCGGGGAATCGTGCAGGATAATGAAGGTTTACCCCTCATCGGTGCCACCGTCATGGTGAAAGGGAGTAACAATGGTACCGCCACGGATGTCGATGGCAAATACGAGTTGAAGGCAAAACCCGTAGATGTCTTGGTGTTTAGTTACACGGGCTATGAGCCTCAGGAAATCACAGTAGGGAGTCAAACGAGCCTGGACGTTGTTCTGAACACCGATGTAGAGGTGCTGGATAAGGTCGTCGTGATTGGCTATGGTTCCGTAAGAAAACGCGACCTGACCGGAGCGGTGAATACCCTCGACCCTACCACGGAGGAAGTTTCTCAATTTGATGATTTTCAATCTTACCTGCAAGGGCGAGCTACGGGCGTGTATGTGCAATCCAACGGGGCGGAGCCCAACTCACCTAGCTCCATCCGAATTCGGGGTGCCAACAGCTTGCGTGGAGACAATGAGCCCCTCTACGTTATTGATGGTATCATTGTCAATTCTTCAACCGAGGATACGGCCGACCCCCTTTCTGGTGGTAATTCTTACTTGTCTCCCCAGAACGGCCTTACGGGAGTCAACCCTCAGGATATTGAAAGCATTGAAATCCTGAAGGATGCTTCGGCTACGGCGATCTATGGTTCGCGTGGAGCCAACGGGGTGATCTTAATTACCACCAAGCAAGGAACCAGCGGCAAAACCAAAGTGACCTATAATACAGTTGCGCGTTTTGGCGAAGCCACCAATCTGGTGGACTTTCTTGATGCCTCGCAGTATGTCGATTACCAGGCAGAAGCCCGTGAATTGCAGGGATTCAATCCTCGCTTCTACCAATACAGCGATGGGTCAATAGCGGAGTTCGTCACGAGTGCTGACTATATGGAGGCTAACGCTGCGGATATTCCCCGTTTGGAACAGGTCAATTGGTACGAGGATATTTTCCGTACTTCCGTCAGCCAGAACCACCGCTTGAACGTGAGTGGCGGTAGTGAAAAAGGCAAGTTCTACTTCGCCGGAGGTTATCTGACCAATCAGGGCATTGTTCCCAATGCAGAAGCAAAGTCGGGCGATATATTGCTCAACTTTACCCGCGATCTGAGCGACCGGGTAAGCTTAAGTACCCGCGTTTCGGCAACTTTTTCGGCCAACCAGGCCAGCAAGGGTACCGAAAATCTCGGAGGTGCCAACCGCAGTATTATCCAGCAGATTACCCTCGGCGCTCCATTGTTAGGATTCTCCGACAATAATGTTACCGATGATATTGAACAGATCGTTGACGGGCCGCGTGCCTGGATTCAAGACTATAATGATGATGCAGAAGAGTTGCGCACACTTGGGTCAATTAAGTTAGATTATGAAATCTCTGACGTCTTCAGCTACCGTTTCCAAACGGGGGTAGATTACCGCAACAAGCAGCGGCAAATCTGGTACGGCACCAGTATTTTCCGTGGAGCTCAAGCCAATGGAGAAGCCGGTATCAGCACCCTGGATCGCTTCCGCTACAACATCGACAATACCCTGATGTTCAAGAAGCGTTTTCGCAAAGGGCACCGTATCAACGGTACCGTAGGTTTTATCTGGGACGCTACTGATGTCGAGCAGACCACGTTCTCGGCTTCGGATTTTGCCAACAAAGATTTACGTTACAACGGCATCAGCCTGGGGCAGGTCTACACCCCGCTTGTCTACGATACTCGCCAGGAGGCGCTCCTGTCTTTCCTCGGGCGCGTCAACTACAGCTGGAAAGATCGCTACCTCGTCACGGCCTCTTTCCGTTCCGATGGCACCAGTAAGTTTGCGGACGATAACAAGTATTCTTTCTTCCCCGCCGTTGCGGTGGCTTGGCGAATGATCAACGAGAAATTCCTGGCCGACCAAAATCTGCTCAGTGATGCAAAATTAAGGATTGGTTGGGGACTTACCGGTAGTCAGGCCATTCAGCCCTACCAAACCTTGGCACGGTTTGGCCCCACCGCCAACTTGCTTTCAGATGCCGAAGGTAATGGTATCACGGCTTTGATTCCCTTGAACCTGGCCAACCCTTCTTTGATATGGGAGACCACCAACCAATTCAATGCTGGCGTAGATGTAGGTTTTCTCAACGACCGTTTTACTGGTAGTGTAGACGTTTATTACAAGCGTACTTACGATCTTTTGCAACAATTGAACATCGGGCCATCCGCTGGCTTCAGCTCCTTCACGGCCAACCAGGGTGATTTGATCAACCGCGGTATTGAGTTTGGCTTCAATGCTAATATTCTGGAAGGTAAGCTGCGTTGGCAATTGCGTGGAAATATCTCTTTCAATCGTAACGAAATTACCAACTTGGGGCTTCCTCCAGCACAGTTTGGTACCCAGACCTACTCGGCCTTTCTCGGGCAGAATGTTTCTGGGGGCAACTTTTTCAAAGTACCTGCCAATATCTTCATTGAAGGCCAACCCGCCGGCGTCTTTTGGGGATACGCCACGAATGGTATCGTCAGCACTCCCGAACAGTTGGAGCAGGCACCAAATGTACAAGGTATGACCACCCAGCTAGGTGATGTCTTCTACGTTGATCAAAACGGTGATGGGAACATTACCGAACTCGACTTGACCGTTATTGGCGATCCCAACCCCGATTTTACCTATGGTATTGGCAGCGACTTCGGTTATGGTCGCTTTAGCCTCAGCCTGTTTTTCAATGGCGTTTACGGTAATGAAATCGCCAACGGTAACCTTGCCCAGACGGATTACGCTGGAGGCAACACCAACAACATTCGCACCGAAGCTTACCTTGATGCCTGGCGACCAGACAACATCGAAGGTGCTTATCCGCGTATTGGTTACCTGAATCCGGGTGATTTCACCGACCGTTTTCTCGAAGATGGTAGTTTCCTGCGATTGAGTTATGTAAGTCTGGGGTACGAGCTTCCCGCCGGCGTGATCAACCGCATCCAGTCGGCCCGCTTTTTCGTTTCCGGCCAAAACCTGCTGTTGATTACCAGCTACAGTGGCTTTGATCCTGAAGTAGATAGTTTCTCTTACGACCCCACTCGCCGGGGTATTGATTGGGGTTCTTTCCCTAATCAGCGCTCGGTAACCTTTGGTTTGAACGTAGGATTTTAA
- a CDS encoding RagB/SusD family nutrient uptake outer membrane protein produces MDFIKKYTFLFLALLSLTACQNALQEDPETFYNEEQVFATEEGVEAAVNGLFSAFFDGGYYGSSWHGMIMPLSGKFWSNQTASQDATSLNTASNNTWLLRLWPQMYTTINTANVIIANLEKSEAGLANQETALGQAYFIRSLVYFDLVRLFGGVPLRTTPTTFDDLHLARATKGEVYELVIADLQRAMDLLPAPGTYRLERPTPFTAQAYLAKVYLTLASEGNDANYYNLAKTAALEVIQNGPYQLTPTYAELFDFGNENTVESIMEIQYGQTGGVRNADIVRMYTPRNSIYVANNVVTFGRIRPNKETFDQHVNQYPGDPRIDATFIYDSYALNNGNTQTIYPTRTTGNDGYACIRKYLDPTYNGTTTSRNMILFRYADLLLMMAEIENELSGPDAAYDYVNQVLARARDLDGDGMSDTVEPADWSGMSQETFRFRIRQERLYELLAEGQDWFDTRRFGYDYFLETVVRPHNEHPTFDSNRDFVYPEDEKNMLLPIPLTEISGNQLVNPEDQNPGY; encoded by the coding sequence ATGGACTTTATCAAAAAATATACCTTCCTGTTTCTCGCGCTTTTAAGCTTGACCGCTTGCCAGAATGCCTTACAGGAAGATCCCGAAACCTTCTACAACGAAGAGCAGGTGTTTGCCACGGAAGAAGGGGTGGAAGCTGCTGTGAATGGTTTGTTTTCTGCTTTTTTTGACGGCGGCTACTACGGTTCTTCCTGGCACGGGATGATCATGCCCCTTTCGGGGAAATTTTGGTCGAACCAGACGGCTAGCCAGGATGCGACCAGTTTGAATACCGCTTCTAACAATACCTGGTTACTGCGGCTTTGGCCCCAAATGTATACCACCATCAATACGGCCAATGTGATCATCGCTAACCTGGAAAAATCAGAGGCTGGACTGGCCAATCAGGAAACAGCACTAGGGCAGGCTTACTTTATCCGCTCCCTGGTCTATTTTGATTTGGTACGGCTCTTTGGTGGTGTACCACTGCGAACGACCCCGACGACTTTCGACGATCTCCATCTGGCACGTGCTACCAAGGGAGAAGTCTATGAGCTGGTCATTGCGGATTTACAGCGTGCGATGGATTTACTGCCCGCACCGGGTACTTACCGCCTTGAGCGTCCTACGCCTTTCACTGCGCAGGCTTATTTGGCAAAAGTTTACCTCACTTTAGCCAGTGAAGGGAATGATGCCAACTACTACAACCTGGCCAAAACAGCGGCGCTGGAAGTGATTCAAAATGGTCCTTACCAACTGACCCCAACCTACGCCGAACTGTTTGACTTTGGTAATGAAAATACGGTAGAATCCATTATGGAAATCCAGTACGGCCAGACCGGAGGCGTTCGCAACGCCGATATCGTTCGCATGTATACTCCCCGAAATAGCATATACGTGGCCAACAATGTGGTGACTTTTGGTCGGATTCGTCCCAACAAAGAAACCTTCGACCAACACGTCAATCAGTACCCTGGAGATCCGCGGATTGATGCGACGTTTATCTACGATAGTTATGCCTTGAACAATGGCAATACCCAAACCATTTACCCAACCCGCACCACCGGAAACGATGGCTACGCCTGCATCCGCAAATACCTTGATCCTACCTACAATGGTACGACGACTTCCCGCAATATGATTCTTTTCCGCTACGCAGATTTGCTCCTCATGATGGCGGAAATAGAGAATGAACTCAGTGGCCCCGATGCAGCCTACGACTACGTGAACCAAGTACTCGCCCGTGCCCGCGACCTGGATGGCGACGGCATGAGCGACACGGTAGAACCGGCAGACTGGTCGGGGATGAGCCAGGAAACCTTTAGATTCCGTATCCGACAGGAAAGATTGTACGAACTACTGGCTGAAGGGCAGGACTGGTTCGATACGCGCCGTTTTGGCTACGATTACTTCTTGGAAACCGTCGTACGTCCTCATAATGAGCATCCGACTTTCGATAGTAACAGGGATTTTGTCTATCCGGAGGATGAGAAAAACATGTTGCTACCTATTCCCTTAACGGAAATTTCGGGTAACCAATTGGTAAATCCTGAGGATCAAAATCCGGGTTATTAA